In Crassostrea angulata isolate pt1a10 chromosome 4, ASM2561291v2, whole genome shotgun sequence, one genomic interval encodes:
- the LOC128179956 gene encoding protein SSUH2 homolog isoform X2 — MAKVGIDEQTIDESEQDFSESLYIEDNEHKPDVSFDTVAGYDNARMDQSLLPPPPTVFAPPQDYVQPTFTSAPVITEDTARQTLIEFVSKQTCWGTGTAKSLTFEKLQSSTSYHYFLETFTEERTSKWDHEPFRGQFVDGSQNGPAPGPWEIPATFKEFFKNETQHHEVPHTAFVRPCFRCEAKGKVKCDRCNGSGRVKCRSCGGRGSKTVTRNGKSCRVSCSWCFRGRVTCSKCRGSGKVVCPACQGQCNLKWFIKLIINWVNNVSEHVIERGTIPAYMISQTTGTLGFNEVQPRVQPVANFPVAEVNEVSHNFVGSHQFPMKRIHMQHHMIRMVPMTQCVCRRRGKEFTFFVYGLENKVYGPDYPDQCCWGCTIQ, encoded by the exons ATGGCGAAAGTTGG AATTGACGAGCAGACGATAGATGAGAGCGAGCAAG atttcagcGAAAGTCTGTACATTGAGGACAATGAGCACAAACCGGATGTCAGTTTCGACACAGTTGCTGGCTATGATAATGCTCGCATGGACCAAT CTCTTCTTCCCCCTCCTCCCACGGTATTTGCTCCTCCTCAGGACTATGTACAACCAACATTTACAAG tgCGCCTGTTATAACAGAAGATACCGCCAGACAAACCCTGATTGAGTTTGTCTCTAAACAAACTTGCTGGGGAACAGGAACAGCCAAAAGCCTCACTTTTGAGAAATTACAATCATCCACGTCCTATCAC tactttttagaaACTTTTACAGAAGAAAGAACTTCTAAATGGGACCATGAACCATTTCGAG GTCAGTTTGTTGACGGATCACAGAATGGACCTGCCCCTGGTCCTTGGGAAATTCCTGCAACGTTTAAGGAGTTTTTCAAAAACGAAACTCAGCATCATGAAGTACCCCACACTGCCTTTGTTAGG CCTTGTTTCAGATGTGAAGCAAAGGGAAAAGTAAAATGCGATCGATGTAATGGTAGCGGAagg GTGAAATGTAGATCTTGCGGTGGCCGGGGTTCAAAGACGGTGACCCGCAATGGTAAAAGCTGCAGGGTGAGCTGCTCCTGGTGTTTTCGTGGAAGAGTCAC atgTTCAAAGTGTCGCGGTAGTGGCAAAGTAGTTTGTCCAGCCTGTCAGGGTCAATGCAATCTTAAATGGTTCATCAAACTCATCATTAATTG GGTGAATAATGTATCGGAGCATGTTATAGAGAGGGGGACGATACCAGCTTATATGATCTCGCAGACCACCGGAACTCTTGGTTTTAACGAAGTGCAGCCCCGg gTACAGCCGGTAGCTAATTTTCCGGTAGCGGAAGTAAACGAAGTGTCCCACAATTTTGTGGGCAGTCATCAGTTCCCAATGAAGAGGATTCACATGCAG CACCACATGATTCGTATGGTGCCAATGACACAGTGTGTCTGCAGACGCAGAGGAAAGGAATTTACCTTCTTTGTTTACGGACTGGAGAACAAGGTGTATGGACCCGACTATCCCGACCAATGCTGCTGGGGATGCACTattcaataa
- the LOC128179956 gene encoding protein SSUH2 homolog isoform X3, which produces MMEFLTHRIFFSRIDEQTIDESEQDFSESLYIEDNEHKPDVSFDTVAGYDNARMDQSLLPPPPTVFAPPQDYVQPTFTSAPVITEDTARQTLIEFVSKQTCWGTGTAKSLTFEKLQSSTSYHYFLETFTEERTSKWDHEPFRGQFVDGSQNGPAPGPWEIPATFKEFFKNETQHHEVPHTAFVRPCFRCEAKGKVKCDRCNGSGRVKCRSCGGRGSKTVTRNGKSCRVSCSWCFRGRVTVNNVSEHVIERGTIPAYMISQTTGTLGFNEVQPRVQPVANFPVAEVNEVSHNFVGSHQFPMKRIHMQHHMIRMVPMTQCVCRRRGKEFTFFVYGLENKVYGPDYPDQCCWGCTIQ; this is translated from the exons ATGATGGAATTCTTAACTCATCGTATCTTTTTTTCTAGAATTGACGAGCAGACGATAGATGAGAGCGAGCAAG atttcagcGAAAGTCTGTACATTGAGGACAATGAGCACAAACCGGATGTCAGTTTCGACACAGTTGCTGGCTATGATAATGCTCGCATGGACCAAT CTCTTCTTCCCCCTCCTCCCACGGTATTTGCTCCTCCTCAGGACTATGTACAACCAACATTTACAAG tgCGCCTGTTATAACAGAAGATACCGCCAGACAAACCCTGATTGAGTTTGTCTCTAAACAAACTTGCTGGGGAACAGGAACAGCCAAAAGCCTCACTTTTGAGAAATTACAATCATCCACGTCCTATCAC tactttttagaaACTTTTACAGAAGAAAGAACTTCTAAATGGGACCATGAACCATTTCGAG GTCAGTTTGTTGACGGATCACAGAATGGACCTGCCCCTGGTCCTTGGGAAATTCCTGCAACGTTTAAGGAGTTTTTCAAAAACGAAACTCAGCATCATGAAGTACCCCACACTGCCTTTGTTAGG CCTTGTTTCAGATGTGAAGCAAAGGGAAAAGTAAAATGCGATCGATGTAATGGTAGCGGAagg GTGAAATGTAGATCTTGCGGTGGCCGGGGTTCAAAGACGGTGACCCGCAATGGTAAAAGCTGCAGGGTGAGCTGCTCCTGGTGTTTTCGTGGAAGAGTCAC GGTGAATAATGTATCGGAGCATGTTATAGAGAGGGGGACGATACCAGCTTATATGATCTCGCAGACCACCGGAACTCTTGGTTTTAACGAAGTGCAGCCCCGg gTACAGCCGGTAGCTAATTTTCCGGTAGCGGAAGTAAACGAAGTGTCCCACAATTTTGTGGGCAGTCATCAGTTCCCAATGAAGAGGATTCACATGCAG CACCACATGATTCGTATGGTGCCAATGACACAGTGTGTCTGCAGACGCAGAGGAAAGGAATTTACCTTCTTTGTTTACGGACTGGAGAACAAGGTGTATGGACCCGACTATCCCGACCAATGCTGCTGGGGATGCACTattcaataa
- the LOC128179956 gene encoding protein SSUH2 homolog isoform X1, giving the protein MMEFLTHRIFFSRIDEQTIDESEQDFSESLYIEDNEHKPDVSFDTVAGYDNARMDQSLLPPPPTVFAPPQDYVQPTFTSAPVITEDTARQTLIEFVSKQTCWGTGTAKSLTFEKLQSSTSYHYFLETFTEERTSKWDHEPFRGQFVDGSQNGPAPGPWEIPATFKEFFKNETQHHEVPHTAFVRPCFRCEAKGKVKCDRCNGSGRVKCRSCGGRGSKTVTRNGKSCRVSCSWCFRGRVTCSKCRGSGKVVCPACQGQCNLKWFIKLIINWVNNVSEHVIERGTIPAYMISQTTGTLGFNEVQPRVQPVANFPVAEVNEVSHNFVGSHQFPMKRIHMQHHMIRMVPMTQCVCRRRGKEFTFFVYGLENKVYGPDYPDQCCWGCTIQ; this is encoded by the exons ATGATGGAATTCTTAACTCATCGTATCTTTTTTTCTAGAATTGACGAGCAGACGATAGATGAGAGCGAGCAAG atttcagcGAAAGTCTGTACATTGAGGACAATGAGCACAAACCGGATGTCAGTTTCGACACAGTTGCTGGCTATGATAATGCTCGCATGGACCAAT CTCTTCTTCCCCCTCCTCCCACGGTATTTGCTCCTCCTCAGGACTATGTACAACCAACATTTACAAG tgCGCCTGTTATAACAGAAGATACCGCCAGACAAACCCTGATTGAGTTTGTCTCTAAACAAACTTGCTGGGGAACAGGAACAGCCAAAAGCCTCACTTTTGAGAAATTACAATCATCCACGTCCTATCAC tactttttagaaACTTTTACAGAAGAAAGAACTTCTAAATGGGACCATGAACCATTTCGAG GTCAGTTTGTTGACGGATCACAGAATGGACCTGCCCCTGGTCCTTGGGAAATTCCTGCAACGTTTAAGGAGTTTTTCAAAAACGAAACTCAGCATCATGAAGTACCCCACACTGCCTTTGTTAGG CCTTGTTTCAGATGTGAAGCAAAGGGAAAAGTAAAATGCGATCGATGTAATGGTAGCGGAagg GTGAAATGTAGATCTTGCGGTGGCCGGGGTTCAAAGACGGTGACCCGCAATGGTAAAAGCTGCAGGGTGAGCTGCTCCTGGTGTTTTCGTGGAAGAGTCAC atgTTCAAAGTGTCGCGGTAGTGGCAAAGTAGTTTGTCCAGCCTGTCAGGGTCAATGCAATCTTAAATGGTTCATCAAACTCATCATTAATTG GGTGAATAATGTATCGGAGCATGTTATAGAGAGGGGGACGATACCAGCTTATATGATCTCGCAGACCACCGGAACTCTTGGTTTTAACGAAGTGCAGCCCCGg gTACAGCCGGTAGCTAATTTTCCGGTAGCGGAAGTAAACGAAGTGTCCCACAATTTTGTGGGCAGTCATCAGTTCCCAATGAAGAGGATTCACATGCAG CACCACATGATTCGTATGGTGCCAATGACACAGTGTGTCTGCAGACGCAGAGGAAAGGAATTTACCTTCTTTGTTTACGGACTGGAGAACAAGGTGTATGGACCCGACTATCCCGACCAATGCTGCTGGGGATGCACTattcaataa